A region of Oncorhynchus masou masou isolate Uvic2021 chromosome 29, UVic_Omas_1.1, whole genome shotgun sequence DNA encodes the following proteins:
- the macc1 gene encoding metastasis-associated in colon cancer protein 1 isoform X1, with protein sequence MVNVKMAAVRAKSFRRQGSLIRSKSEGTLIDLEDTGTLNINHLNGSSYIINQVTKHSEWPVLQPEVKHGSQTTNPFWNKLSISNPFLDDILHTNNDKTLSNADLSVQKDEPLNLFDSENFDASSTSSDETNFVHFADTKQKSIRQSGRWRSASDILGDQERKEPKRGKGLKLSAGPFLNADFEWLKNDREAYKMAWLSHRQLTRSCLDLGLMSQSPGWAQTQATDSQIVCKIGHSGGSLQLPDSDITVHIPEGHVPAGEVQEVALKAILEPPHGLNNNYMTTVSPLLEVSLSNTSGKESISLEMKMVAEVKKDPISQVMTTFVGLVSNKREGPYQKIKDCYIYKNIMQMNLQDLKSNFYVIVAAEASVIQPPATSVWDYLDRQVTVAVYGPKYIHPSFKVVVVVSCHDNVPPRLPFSDIHRGNRNLPPLVLQLWEKHQFSPERLNDLHIVTSVIASKFEVKAQDKRKEVRQGLLKLGKVIHLPLELAKMGNGEMDSFKLCLQVRDSNSVTVAEFQVSSPAAAPIRSEKRDPMRNKMCQSLVIPEESVPEFPKFWTRPVKVQCYGVALKSVLRQPRVEYLLEYFKGDTVALLSRETVRSVGQSKVKEWYIGFLRGRTGLVHCKNVKLITRDQVIDFNGTDFTTESLLDNMALPFKKLTYIYSDIQTLVTEHIPSWRGFADALGYSSLLLDTITRRHAETEAEKVACVLEKLKEDCHTENSKKKFQHKLMIGLLKMDSQALVAHLIQNTVILSTAVELGIRWRELAERLGKLSSAQIAAYEAPHRGKSGEVSAVSMWKPAYDFLYSWSQLYGEGYQDMIQDLHLALDKMKSPITRQWRQLTGALITVNCLEILRVSAFPKP encoded by the exons ATGGTAA ATGTAAAGATGGCAGCTGTCAGAGCAAAGTCATTTCGTCGCCAAGGAAGTCTCATTAGGAGCAAATCTGAGGGGACGTTGATTGATCTAGAAGACACTGGAACGCTGAACATCAACCATTTAAATG GGAGCAGTTACATAATAAATCAAGTGACAAAACATTCAGAGTGGCCTGTGTTGCAGCCGGAGGTCAAACATGGAAGTCAAACCACAAATCCATTCTGGAACAAACTGTCTATATCCAATCCGTTTTTGGATGACATTTTACACACAAACAATGACAAAACATTAAGCAACGCTGATCTATCAGTACAGAAAGATGAACCTTTGAATCTGTTTGACAGTGAGAACTTTGATGCCAGTAGCACATCTTCGGACGAAACAAACTTCGTCCATTTTGCGGATACGAAGCAAAAGAGCATAAGACAatcagggagatggaggagtGCCTCGGATATTCTCGGCGACCAGGAGAGAAAGGAACCGAAAAGGGGAAAAGGCCTCAAATTGTCAGCAGGCCCATTTCTGAATGCAGAttttgagtggttgaaaaatgaccGGGAGGCTTACAAAATGGCCTGGTTGAGTCACAGGCAGCTAACGAGGTCATGTCTTGACCTAGGCCTGATGAGTCAGAGTCCTGGATGGGCCCAGACCCAAGCCACTGACTCTCAGATAGTCTGCAAGATAGGTCACAGCGGAGGGTCGCTACAGTTACCAGACTCTGATATTACCGTCCATATCCCAGAGGGCCATGTTCCTGCTGGGGAGGTTCAGGAGGTTGCACTGAAAGCCATCCTGGAGCCCCCTCACGGGCTGAACAACAACTACATGACAACCGTGAGTCCGCTCCTGGAGGTGAGCCTCAGCAACACGAGCGGAAAGGAATCCATCTCGCTGGAAATGAAAATGGTCGCGGAGGTCAAGAAGGACCCGATAAGTCAGGTCATGACCACATTTGTGGGACTAGTGTCCAACAAGAGAGAGGGACCTTATCAGAAAATCAAGGACTGTTACATTTACAAGAACATCATGCAGATGAATCTTCAAGATTTAAAGTCTAATTTCTATGTTATTGTAGCTGCAGAGGCCTCGGTTATCCAGCCCCCTGCTACATCCGTTTGGGATTACCTGGATCGTCAAGTCACCGTCGCCGTTTATGGCCCAAAGTATATCCATCCATCTTTCAAAGTGGTCGTGGTCGTCTCTTGTCACGATAATGTTCCACCGAGGCTTCCGTTCTCAGATATTCACAGGGGCAACAGAAACTTGCCCCCTCTGGTTCTACAGCTCTGGGAGAAGCACCAGTTTAGCCCAGAGAGACTGAATGACCTACACATTGTGACTTCCGTCATAGCGTCAAAGTTCGAAGTCAAAGCCCAGGATAAAAGGAAAGAGGTGAGACAAGGGCTACTCAAACTGGGTAAAGTCATTCACCTGCCTCTTGAGCTGGCCAAGATGGGCAATGGGGAGATGGATTCCTTTAAACTATGCCTCCAAGTGAGGGATTCAAACAGTGTCACAGTAGCAGAGTTCCAGGTGTCTTCCCCTGCAGCGGCACCTATTCGCTCTGAGAAGCGAGATCCCATGCGAAACAAAATGTGTCAATCGCTAGTTATACCGGAGGAATCCGTCCCAGAGTTCCCCAAATTCTGGACCAGACCTGTGAAGGTGCAGTGTTACGGGGTGGCACTGAAGTCAGTGCTCCGTCAACCGCGAGTGGAGTACCTCCTGGAGTACTTCAAGGGTGACACCGTGgctctcctctccagagagaCCGTGAGGTCGGTGGGCCAGTCCAAAGTCAAGGAGTGGTACATCGGCTTCCTCCGAGGCAGGACCGGCCTGGTCCATTGCAAGAACGTCAAGCTCATCACCCGAGACCAAGTGATCGACTTCAACGGCACTGACTTCACCACCGAGAGTCTCTTGGACAACATGGCACTGCCGTTCAAGAAGCTCACCTACATCTACTCAGACATCCAGACACTGGTGACTGAACACATCCCCAGCTGGAGGGGCTTCGCTGATGCCCTGGGCTACTCGAGCTTGTTGCTGGACACAATCACACGGAGACATGCTGAAACAGAGGCCGAGAAGGTGGCCTGCGTGCTGGAGAAACTGAAGGAGGACTGTCACACTGAGAACAGCAAGAAGAAGTTCCAGCACAAGCTCATGATC GGTCTGTTGAAGATGGACTCTCAGGCTCTAGTGGCTCATCTGATCCAGAACACGGTCATCCTATCCACAGCGGTGGAGCTGGGTATCAGGTGGAGGGAGCTTGCTGAGAGGCTGGGGAAACTCTCCAGTGCTCAGATCGCTGCTTACGAGGCACCACACCGGGGGAAGAGTGGAGAAGTTAGCGCCGTG TCTATGTGGAAACCTGCCTATGACTTCCTGTACTCATGGAGCCAGCTGTACGGGGAGGGCTACCAGGACATGATCCAGGACCTCCACCTTGCCCTAGACAAGATGAAGAGCCCAATCACCAGACAGTGGAGGCAGCTGACTGGGGCGCTAATCACAGTCAACTGTCTGGAGATCCTCAGGGTCTCagccttccccaaaccatag
- the macc1 gene encoding metastasis-associated in colon cancer protein 1 isoform X2, whose protein sequence is MAAVRAKSFRRQGSLIRSKSEGTLIDLEDTGTLNINHLNGSSYIINQVTKHSEWPVLQPEVKHGSQTTNPFWNKLSISNPFLDDILHTNNDKTLSNADLSVQKDEPLNLFDSENFDASSTSSDETNFVHFADTKQKSIRQSGRWRSASDILGDQERKEPKRGKGLKLSAGPFLNADFEWLKNDREAYKMAWLSHRQLTRSCLDLGLMSQSPGWAQTQATDSQIVCKIGHSGGSLQLPDSDITVHIPEGHVPAGEVQEVALKAILEPPHGLNNNYMTTVSPLLEVSLSNTSGKESISLEMKMVAEVKKDPISQVMTTFVGLVSNKREGPYQKIKDCYIYKNIMQMNLQDLKSNFYVIVAAEASVIQPPATSVWDYLDRQVTVAVYGPKYIHPSFKVVVVVSCHDNVPPRLPFSDIHRGNRNLPPLVLQLWEKHQFSPERLNDLHIVTSVIASKFEVKAQDKRKEVRQGLLKLGKVIHLPLELAKMGNGEMDSFKLCLQVRDSNSVTVAEFQVSSPAAAPIRSEKRDPMRNKMCQSLVIPEESVPEFPKFWTRPVKVQCYGVALKSVLRQPRVEYLLEYFKGDTVALLSRETVRSVGQSKVKEWYIGFLRGRTGLVHCKNVKLITRDQVIDFNGTDFTTESLLDNMALPFKKLTYIYSDIQTLVTEHIPSWRGFADALGYSSLLLDTITRRHAETEAEKVACVLEKLKEDCHTENSKKKFQHKLMIGLLKMDSQALVAHLIQNTVILSTAVELGIRWRELAERLGKLSSAQIAAYEAPHRGKSGEVSAVSMWKPAYDFLYSWSQLYGEGYQDMIQDLHLALDKMKSPITRQWRQLTGALITVNCLEILRVSAFPKP, encoded by the exons ATGGCAGCTGTCAGAGCAAAGTCATTTCGTCGCCAAGGAAGTCTCATTAGGAGCAAATCTGAGGGGACGTTGATTGATCTAGAAGACACTGGAACGCTGAACATCAACCATTTAAATG GGAGCAGTTACATAATAAATCAAGTGACAAAACATTCAGAGTGGCCTGTGTTGCAGCCGGAGGTCAAACATGGAAGTCAAACCACAAATCCATTCTGGAACAAACTGTCTATATCCAATCCGTTTTTGGATGACATTTTACACACAAACAATGACAAAACATTAAGCAACGCTGATCTATCAGTACAGAAAGATGAACCTTTGAATCTGTTTGACAGTGAGAACTTTGATGCCAGTAGCACATCTTCGGACGAAACAAACTTCGTCCATTTTGCGGATACGAAGCAAAAGAGCATAAGACAatcagggagatggaggagtGCCTCGGATATTCTCGGCGACCAGGAGAGAAAGGAACCGAAAAGGGGAAAAGGCCTCAAATTGTCAGCAGGCCCATTTCTGAATGCAGAttttgagtggttgaaaaatgaccGGGAGGCTTACAAAATGGCCTGGTTGAGTCACAGGCAGCTAACGAGGTCATGTCTTGACCTAGGCCTGATGAGTCAGAGTCCTGGATGGGCCCAGACCCAAGCCACTGACTCTCAGATAGTCTGCAAGATAGGTCACAGCGGAGGGTCGCTACAGTTACCAGACTCTGATATTACCGTCCATATCCCAGAGGGCCATGTTCCTGCTGGGGAGGTTCAGGAGGTTGCACTGAAAGCCATCCTGGAGCCCCCTCACGGGCTGAACAACAACTACATGACAACCGTGAGTCCGCTCCTGGAGGTGAGCCTCAGCAACACGAGCGGAAAGGAATCCATCTCGCTGGAAATGAAAATGGTCGCGGAGGTCAAGAAGGACCCGATAAGTCAGGTCATGACCACATTTGTGGGACTAGTGTCCAACAAGAGAGAGGGACCTTATCAGAAAATCAAGGACTGTTACATTTACAAGAACATCATGCAGATGAATCTTCAAGATTTAAAGTCTAATTTCTATGTTATTGTAGCTGCAGAGGCCTCGGTTATCCAGCCCCCTGCTACATCCGTTTGGGATTACCTGGATCGTCAAGTCACCGTCGCCGTTTATGGCCCAAAGTATATCCATCCATCTTTCAAAGTGGTCGTGGTCGTCTCTTGTCACGATAATGTTCCACCGAGGCTTCCGTTCTCAGATATTCACAGGGGCAACAGAAACTTGCCCCCTCTGGTTCTACAGCTCTGGGAGAAGCACCAGTTTAGCCCAGAGAGACTGAATGACCTACACATTGTGACTTCCGTCATAGCGTCAAAGTTCGAAGTCAAAGCCCAGGATAAAAGGAAAGAGGTGAGACAAGGGCTACTCAAACTGGGTAAAGTCATTCACCTGCCTCTTGAGCTGGCCAAGATGGGCAATGGGGAGATGGATTCCTTTAAACTATGCCTCCAAGTGAGGGATTCAAACAGTGTCACAGTAGCAGAGTTCCAGGTGTCTTCCCCTGCAGCGGCACCTATTCGCTCTGAGAAGCGAGATCCCATGCGAAACAAAATGTGTCAATCGCTAGTTATACCGGAGGAATCCGTCCCAGAGTTCCCCAAATTCTGGACCAGACCTGTGAAGGTGCAGTGTTACGGGGTGGCACTGAAGTCAGTGCTCCGTCAACCGCGAGTGGAGTACCTCCTGGAGTACTTCAAGGGTGACACCGTGgctctcctctccagagagaCCGTGAGGTCGGTGGGCCAGTCCAAAGTCAAGGAGTGGTACATCGGCTTCCTCCGAGGCAGGACCGGCCTGGTCCATTGCAAGAACGTCAAGCTCATCACCCGAGACCAAGTGATCGACTTCAACGGCACTGACTTCACCACCGAGAGTCTCTTGGACAACATGGCACTGCCGTTCAAGAAGCTCACCTACATCTACTCAGACATCCAGACACTGGTGACTGAACACATCCCCAGCTGGAGGGGCTTCGCTGATGCCCTGGGCTACTCGAGCTTGTTGCTGGACACAATCACACGGAGACATGCTGAAACAGAGGCCGAGAAGGTGGCCTGCGTGCTGGAGAAACTGAAGGAGGACTGTCACACTGAGAACAGCAAGAAGAAGTTCCAGCACAAGCTCATGATC GGTCTGTTGAAGATGGACTCTCAGGCTCTAGTGGCTCATCTGATCCAGAACACGGTCATCCTATCCACAGCGGTGGAGCTGGGTATCAGGTGGAGGGAGCTTGCTGAGAGGCTGGGGAAACTCTCCAGTGCTCAGATCGCTGCTTACGAGGCACCACACCGGGGGAAGAGTGGAGAAGTTAGCGCCGTG TCTATGTGGAAACCTGCCTATGACTTCCTGTACTCATGGAGCCAGCTGTACGGGGAGGGCTACCAGGACATGATCCAGGACCTCCACCTTGCCCTAGACAAGATGAAGAGCCCAATCACCAGACAGTGGAGGCAGCTGACTGGGGCGCTAATCACAGTCAACTGTCTGGAGATCCTCAGGGTCTCagccttccccaaaccatag